ATACTCACACTCGGACATACTTCTTCATGGAAATTATACAGGTGCACCAATGTGTACAACCCTTTGAAACATGCATAAAAatgatcattcataaccacacacaaacctatttcgtcatgggaattacacaggtgcaccaatacgtacaccgcttcaaaacatgcataaagtcGATCACTCacaaccacacacaaacctatttttCATATAAATTACTTTCCAAAGGTGCACTAATATGTACACTTCTGTAAGACATGGGAAACCTACTTTTTCATAGAATTTACACAGGTGTACATATTGCAAAACATGCACAAAACCGATCATTCATATTAACAATCAACATGTGCACAAaaatgtacacattaacaatctacatgtgtataatcatgtacacattaagaaccaATATttatacaactatgtgcacattagcaaaaaaaaaaacatgaaagttATAAAAATTATCTTTAGAACGGGAGGCAACTCTGACTAGTAAAGCTTTCACTTGGACCCTTACATAATACATGCCAGATGTGTTAACTAAACCCTTAGAATCTTATAAGTTCCTAAATTTAAAACATACGAAACCCATGTACTCATAGCAAAAGGACAAACAAGCAGAGGTACATCAATAATGTCAATGACCACGAAGGCTAATCACtcaataaaatatattttattaaagGAAGGTTGTACTAGTCAAATTCAACCAAGAAAGCCTTAAGCACGCAATCATATTATCAGTTAGGACCAATATTAAGGTAGGCATCATCAAGGCAACCAAGTATACAGTTAGACCAAATACCTTGCACCGTGTTGCAACATCTTGGGCTGCAAGCATAACAACATAAGTTGGGGACTCATCTCTATCGTCTTTGGCCTTCACTACACCTGCAATTGAGATAAAGAAAAAGGTTGAGAACTTGAGATACTAACAGATCATGTGTCTGTTCAAGTCTAAGCAATCAAGTTATAAGAAGACAAGACATTGTAGACAACAATAAATTACAGTTGCCTTTAAGTTTTACACTGCAAACAACAATATAGTATGTTTTTCTTAAGGTTTCACTATTGTAAACTAAAGAATTAGCCCGATTTGGATAAACTCAACCTTGAAGGATGAAAATTATCCAGTGTAACAAAAGATTTAGCACAAACACATTTGTTTGGGACATTtctaaacaatcaatcacaggtgTATAATTATGTGTTCATTAACAATCaaaaggtgtacaattatgtgcacattaacgatcaacgggtgtacaattatgtgcatATTAACCATCAAGATTGTAGAACTATGTGCATATTAACGATAACAAGTGTataactatgtgcacattaatgATGAACATGTGTATAACTATGTACACGTCAACTAATAGGTGTACATctatgtgcacattaacgatTAATATGTGTACAGTCATGTGCACACTAAGaataaacatgtgtacaactatgtacacattaccaATTTAATATCAAAAGAGCTGAAAGTCAGATTCTACTCAAAACTATAAATATCTAATAATCTCATTTGTCTTTCATAGAATATAAGAGGCATAAGAGATCAAAACAAACTAAATGAAAGTAGTGAGACAAATGTAACTATGTAATTAGGGATGGAAAACTGAAACAAATTTTTTTGAAGCCTGGCATGAGCATAAGATCTGAAAGGTACTCCTAAGATCTACTTAACCAATCTTTTAAAGAAAGGGAACAAAATAAGCAACCTAATGTACTTACTACGATCATACAGTTGAGCACAAAAAACAAGTCAGAGTTATCTTACTTTGATGTCTTTGATTTACTTTGGAGTTCATCTATTGCATCTTCAACTTCTTTTAGAACCTGAGATAAGACCAGTAAGAAGTTGCTCGTAGCTAAAAATAGACATATAATATAATAGATAGGAAACTATTTAAATGATGTTGGCCACTTCAGACTCTTCCAAACTATTTTCATTTCAGTGAGTAATGCCTCACCATCACACCGACATAATGATGGGATAGTATAGATGGTGATTATAGTAACATGATTAAACAAAATTCAGGAGTTTAATGGCATCAGAATACACCACATCAAAACTGCAGCATCTCAACTCAAAGCATCTTACCTCTTAACATTCAATAGCTTCTTCAGTGCTTCTTGCTGATTGCTCTGAAACGCCAAGTGAAGATAGAACTTTTAGTAAATAGAAACTACCGAATTGGCCAGTAGGACTTAAACAACCACCAAACGTTCGGAACATCGCAAACTTTAAGTGATGGATACTCATCTATCCCATCCACAGAATCAACTTGTATAGGAAGAGTTGATAATATTTCAATAACAAAAGGCCACCATTCCAAAAGCTAAATAATCTTAACGCTCAATAGGTGTAAAAATATGTGCACActaagaatcaacatgtgtacaattatgtacacattaatatttgaataacaaaagaccATTGGTGAAATATGCACTGGTGAAAACTTAATTAACCCATTATTGTTTCAATAACAAACCTTGTCGACACACTCCACCATCTAGACAGAGATTTGAATGATCCAAGAATGAAAacacatgcaaataaaataacaaacatgattttaaAATGAAGCAAAGTCGATATAAACCAAAACAAATATATGTACACACATTCGCAAGCATCATACCATATGCAACAAGTCATCTGTAAGATCCATCCTAGCAAGAAATTCATCCGTTATTATCTCTCGTCGCCATCATTTTCACCACTTACAAAATCAATAAAATTCCGAGTACCAATATTTTTCGGAATCACATTATATAAAAACGAAGTAAAACTATTAACATGAGTATGTTCAAGTGAACTACGTATCATAAtgaagcaaaaaaaattaaaaactgaaattaatatgaaatgtaatgaagtaaaaaagtTAAAATGAAACAACTTTGTGCACATCATAGTATGTTGTTCGTTAGTAAAAGACAAATTACTCATGAAGGCATGAGGCAACTGCAATCACGGAATTTGCAGCAAAAAGGAATCTGTATAacaatatccttaaaataaaaatggtataaatcataaaaaaaaatgacaaacTAAACTAAAAATGGGAATGATTTCCAAAAAGGAATCTGTATAacaatatccttaaaataaaaatggtataaatcataaaaaaaaatgacaaacTAAACTAAAAATGGGAATGATTTCCAATTTAAAATCACGATGGATGATGCCATTTAAATGTAAGTGTTCCATTCCTCAAGAGATATCTATAGCAATGCTTATAATTTTGGAGTGAACCTCCTCTTATAATTAACTCCTGTGACTATCATCATTTCTGGTTAATAAATGAACTGCATCAAGACAATAATTTCTTAACTGAAAGGCTATTTCTATTTTCAATGTCATAAAGAAATGACAGGCTCAAATATGTCATTAAACTGCTGGATTTATATCACTTTATATGGCAGTAgttggaaaataagaaattagGATGATTGTGCCCAAAACAGAACAAAAatagaataataataaaacataAAAAGTAAAGTCAAAGATAAATTCTGATCCTGTAGATGCTCCGCATCAACATTTGTGGCACCGCCTCCTATCTCATCGCAGAGGAGGTTCAAATATATGTAAGGAACATTTGCTATCCAGAACAAGAGTATCCATTCTTCTGAAATTGAAGTGGagcttcgatagaatacttttttttttatgaaactacAACTGATACTAACTAAATGAATACAAAGGAAAAACTAGTGCAAGATTTTTCCACTAACATGATGACAATATTTTATTTTCCtatcatattttttttggatattCACTATAGCCACTAAGGACTAGCTACCACATGTAATCATAATATGGATACATATATAACTCAGAAAGCAAGTGGGACAAACTCAATTGGTTTTTGCTTAGTATTAGTAAAATTATGTTGTTTGTAGATGTTGGACCGAATTATGTGTTAGTATATAATCGGTAACACCAGTTGGTTCTTCTACATCTAGTATAATTGCATCGAAAATTCAGTAAAATTCCATATAAAAATATCTAAAATTAATTTCTCTATACAACCTTTGAATCCTCCACAATCAAAAGGAACGTCAACTAATTGAGTTTAAACCGTAAACCAAACGTTAGATCTTAACTAGAGTTCCTAAAATGATAACTTGAGATGAATTTTGAGAGAATTAAGCCTAATTAAATATGAACTGAAAGCTTAGAAAAATACTTAGATGTAGATGAAAACATTAGCAAAAACTTTGGTCAAGCTGTTGATTTCAATCGAAGAAACTAATTCCATATTCATCAGATCGGATTCTTTCATCGCCACGAAAGTTTTAATCTCAAAACATTTGCAATCTCAGATTCAATCTCTCTGGCAGCCTGCAAATTATCATCAATTTCTTCATTCACCAGTAGAAAAACAACTATGTATACATGTATGAGCCTTAATTTAGATTGGAGAAGGAAATCATAGAGAATAATTGCTACTGAATCATCCATCTCTTCATAGTCTCTCGAAATCCCCTCTCTTTCCGAAAATCCAATATCTGAAAGACTGAAAGTGAAATAATCTATTTTTGAGTATGAAATCACTTGAAGGACATTTCAGGTATTATGAAAAAACGCTTTTTCTGGATCGGGAAGGAAAAAGATTAACCCGTACAAAAAAGGATTAAAACGTTCATATTTTCAGAAAAATGGACGAGAACGTACTAGACTTAAGCTAACAGGACTAAGGTGTCCAAAGCCCACCAActtttgggactaaacgtcaatttctacttgAATGAAATTCTGCCATGGCACCAAACATAAATTTAAGCCAGGTTTGTGGCAGATCTTGATGAGCCAAAGAGGCTGCTAGTTGAACTTTGGAGGGAGTTGGCCAGTCGGTGGCATTGCATTAGATATGGGAACATCATAACATGTCAAACACTGTAAGCCATGGCCCTCGCCGAATTTTGGCATCGTTATAGTTGTCGTCGTGTTGCAGAGGGTTTAAGCTTCTAAATAATTCTCTCACTCTCTCTTCAACAGGTCGTATCTGTATGTGACGGAGTAATCTGATGGTAGTGCAAGTGCAAACCATGCGATGCATATTCCCAATCACTATTTCTCGAGTACCTACTACCTCCTCCTTCCCATGAATTAGTTTATTCAAGTTTGGACATATGAAAAACAGAGAAACATATAGACAAGTGCAGTAGGTAAGTAGAACCATTCAATGTACGAAAATAAGATCCTGACACACACACGGGATGGGATGCCGACTAAACACACCACCATGTGCTTATTCAGAGAGAAGCAAACATTCTAGTGATATGATTTCTTTCATTGCAGAAAATCTTAGTTCATCTCTCATTGGCTTTTCACAATTCGGGCCCCCACTCTACTCTCTCTAGTCTAGTCTTCAGTCAGTAGGTAGACAATGGTCATTTCTCTGTCTCCCCTAGAAAGATAAATAGATAGATGATCTGTCTCCCTTCACACCCACACATCCAATTTTTCAAGGACAACGTCCCTTACCTTCACTCTCTCTATATAACAAGCCAAGGTTGCATGTCTATGATGAACTCTTCACATTTCTCAGTAAACTTTCAGAGCATGTTAAACCAATCACCAAGTTTCAAGTTTCTACTGCTTCTATGGGGAACTCTTCTTGTTCTCGCTTCTTTGATTAACCATGGTCTGCTTCCAGTCTCAGCACACTCACTTTCCATATCCAAAGTTTTAATTTCTGCTGTATGTGATTTAGACATTCATTTATCTAACAAACATGATATACTATTGTTTTGCAGGATTAGGTGCAGAATGTGGTGATAAGAACAAACCAACAGTGAAACAAACCAAGGTGGGATTTGGAAATCCACCAAAATTCATGGTGGAAGTACAAAACAACTGCACAATATGCCCTGCAATCAACGTTCACGTCAAATGTGGAAGTTTTACTCAAGATCTTGTAAACCCTAGACTTCTTAAAGTCTTGGGGAAAGGCGACTGTGTTGTCAATGCTGGATTACCACTAGGTCCTCTGCAGAAGATCTCTTTCAACTATACTCACACTAAGTTTAACATTTCCACTAGTACCTGGTATTTTCAATGTGAATGACTAGATTTCTTGAACCATTAGATTTCTGCTTGCTAATTGTGCTTCAATTCATCTATTCAATGTAATTTTCATGCTGAAGTCACAAGAAAAAGCATCACAAGGAAGTTAAATAATCAAGGGATTTTGGCCGCACAAAAGTGAAATAATCAAGGATGCAAGCCAGAGAAAAACAATTACCAAGGTTTTGTGTATTAGGATAAGCCGAGTaggaataagagaaaacaatgttGGACATCAGAACTAAACTAAAGTTACTAAAACACTAGAAACAGAAGAAAAATATTGCCAAAAAACAAGCTGACAAAGGAGTAAATCGGAGTGTTGGACATCAGACTTAATTCTAACAAATGCAAGCCTGCAGGATTTCAAATCAAGCAGCCAAACTATTTCAGAAGCTGTCCACAAGAAACAGTGGCACTGAACTAGCATGCTGAAACACTCAAAACTGAGGCAACTAAACTCGTAGCATACATACCTTTTCATTGGAATGATTTATAATATACAACAAAATCAATGAGGGCTGTGTATAACCCCTTCAATTGTGATATTTTACTGAATCAAACTTTGCAACATGGCAGTTAGTAAGAAAAATAGTAATAACCTTCCTACAATCAGACTGCTTGCAGAAGAAATATCATGGGAAGCTACATCATATATCCTTCCAGTCTGTTCATCCTTCATTTTGATGCTAGACGAACCTGAAATCACAACCAAGAAGAGGAAAACCTACAGTTTAGTGCCTAGAGTTCCATATATTGACAACTACAATTAAAATGCGGAGTTACTCACAGTTGTATTCAATCCACCCAATGGACTGATTTTCGAGATCATACACGACTAGCTTATCAGACAGAGctaaatctgaaagaaaaaggtgGAGTTAGTTTCCAAGCTTGAATCGAGTCAATATAATCAGTCAGCTCAGAAAACACAATTGAGATTCTGATTTTACAAAAAGACGAAAATCTGAATTTGATGAACTATGGGGGAAGCTGTAAAAATGAAACATATACCATATTCTAAAAGATAATTGATAATAACCTATATGAGACAGATTGCAAGAAACACATATTCATACATCAGACTCTATTCAAAGCACTAAACTGGACCTCACAACCTCAAGCATATATGGATTAGAATATGAATAACATAACTTCATATTGACAAAGCCTTATGCTGAGAACATATATCTTTGGGTTTGGAGGTCTGGAGGTATAAACTGTTTCTGTAATGAAGAAGATGATATAACAAAATCGAAGTTATGCCAAGAGAAGCCTTATTCACTTACTTCGAATTAATTCCATTTCTCTGCCACTTTTTAGTACCAATAACGTCCTGGTGGATCCAGGATTTTTATATAGAAGGAAAAAAGGGTGTTAAAGAGGGTACTTCTAGCTAATATAGGGGTTAAACTTGTTTTTTTAGGCTTTGTGGAAGTTGGCATGTGGGGTCAACTGACTGCTAATCTGCTATAACATACCTCTCATGCATTCATCATGGAATGTCGCTGAAGAATAATAATTCCGTGAAGAAAATGATCAAGTAATAGAACCTTGTTTTCGACCAGCCGAAGATTTAACTAAAATGAGATTAAaacttgtttcttttgtttttctagcttaagtgttttgataccGACCTTCAACCTTATCAAACAGTTCCCAAACAAAATTCCCATGAAATCATGAAATCCATAGTTTGCACATCAAAACAATACCTCCCAGAAGAATCGTATCCTTCCCATCCTTAGATTGCATTCCACTATTCTGCCAGCCAATACACCACATATCTTCCTGCAAATATCAAATACATTACGTTAAGTGAGTAACAGTAAGTAATACAAAAGCAAGTAGATATAATCAAAGGTTGAGTAAAGTATCATGGAGAAAAGCAAGCCTTCAGCTGCTGGCTACTACAACATCGTTGAAGCTTGATCAATTTCGATCTGATCTAGGTATGTTATTAAGGTCCCTAACCATAACTCAAAAGATACTTAAAAAAATAATGTGGGAAAATTTAGCTTCTGAaatagaacaattttttttttaatatcagATGATTAATTCACCAAAATGCTAGTCCCAACAGAGAATATCACATAAAATGATCTCAAACGCGCAATCCAAAAAAGAATAATCAATATCAGAAACAGCTTTTCACTATTTGGTTCTGAGAGCAGCGTTATAAGGTGGGTAAAAATTAtaagagatcaacaaactctgacaGGAAGCGGGGATCCAAACTTCTGACCTCAAGAATGAGAGTGATATCCAATGTAGACTTATTTATATAGTTTAGCATCTGAAAATTTATGGATCTATTTAACCAAATTTTAAAGATAACGTGTTCAAATAATTTAGCAACCGGAAAATCTCCAAACTCAAATTATTATCCAACAAAAAATGAGTACTCGAATTGGGTATCTGAAATTCGAATATGAAATAGGGTGGGATGCAGATTTTCCGACATCCATTGCCGCCATTACATCACAGCATAATCAAATAGAGTttcaaagaatacatataagaaaTCAAAAAGATCAAACTAGTTCATGATGGCaaacagcaaaagaaaaataCTGAAGGCTGACGGCTGACTGCATTATGTTCTGTAAACCAAATTACTTACATTACTTACGTGGTATGAGAACAAATAATCATGTGGATAAACCGTTAGTGTAAGCGAATCTTCAAAATGAAACTTGATCAATGGAAATCCGTCATCGACACTGCCAAAATAAAGGAGAATAGACGATATTAATAAACCTTACCAACCAATTTATCACAGCTTCAGTAAATTACAGTATAAGTGATGCAATTGTTGAGAAGCAGAAGTAACCCAAGACCTTTCAGCAACATCAAATCAATTTCGAAAAAGAACCTGTAATAGATCAATGTGACGGACATAGATGGAGATAATACCTCCCAATGTAGTCGAAGCATGTAAACTGGTTCTCGATAGTCTGTAACTTCAAATCTGATTGGTGAGATAATATCtgataagaaaagaaaacaaattaggCAACTTTCTTGATGAAACTGTACTGGAAGAATGAACAAATACCAGAAAATGTCTCATACCGCTAAAATCAGGGGCTCATACACCACCTCGGGAAGATAAGATAAAGTTGTACCGCTGTCGATTATCGTCCCCCTCCTATCTCCAGTCTCGAAAACATCTGTGGGAAGTTGTAGAGTAGCCTTACCAACCTCAATTGACTTCAGATTGACATTGTAATGTGGCCTAAGATAATGATTAATCTATGAATATGTGGATAAAGCATAAACAAGGCCCTAAATAATTATAGATTTGGAAAACTTGAAATGTGTAAAAGACAAAGAAACGTAATTATAGTGGAATGTTGTTTTGTTTCCAAGTTTGTTTTATATTTCCTCAGTTAAACTATTTTTCCAAAATGAATCAACAAACAAAGAGGTTAAAACCACCATCCTTTTAACTTTTTACTGCATTACATGGAAACTGAAGTTGTATGGACACGGATACTGACATCGACACACCTTGGACACAGCTTGATATCGAGCAAGTGAAAATTTATAATTTTATCCACACAAAACTCTTCTGTGGGTGTAAATAAAAGGTTTAAGTTAGTAAAACAAAGGTAGCTGCCACATGTGTGGTTCTAATCTAAGCTCAAGTTAGCAAGCCAACTACACAcctcaagataaatatctgaTAAAATCAGGTCTAGCTCATTCCATTGCAGTAAGACCCTACTACTGGCTTATTATGACCAACTTCTTGTAAGCAATAGAGTAAAACTTCGTATATACGATGAAATTATGAATGGAAAATTAACGTTGGAATTATGTCACCATTGTATTTCTGCATATCTTAAATGTTCaattatatttttatgtataccGCCGTGTCCGCGTATCATGGATTTTAAGAATTGCCATATTGGACACATGAAACGCTTCCTTATCGAACACATGTGGCAGTTTCCATGTAACGCAGACTTTTTAAGACAAAGTAACTATCTCTAGACATGGTGACTAACTACATAAAGTGTAAGCTCTACATCTTTATCTTACACAAAATTTGGGTAATGTGAGGAACGTCAAAGATGGCTCCTCTCTGAACATGACATTTTTGGGAACGGCCAAACCAGCAAAACATATATCCCTAGGTCTTTTGGTAAATAGCATTAAATGTGA
This genomic stretch from Papaver somniferum cultivar HN1 chromosome 5, ASM357369v1, whole genome shotgun sequence harbors:
- the LOC113283962 gene encoding uncharacterized protein At1g05835-like, whose amino-acid sequence is MSMMNSSHFSVNFQSMLNQSPSFKFLLLLWGTLLVLASLINHGLGAECGDKNKPTVKQTKVGFGNPPKFMVEVQNNCTICPAINVHVKCGSFTQDLVNPRLLKVLGKGDCVVNAGLPLGPLQKISFNYTHTKFNISTSTWYFQCE